Proteins from a single region of Thalassophryne amazonica chromosome 22, fThaAma1.1, whole genome shotgun sequence:
- the LOC117504473 gene encoding zinc finger protein OZF-like: MQSSHRKATDMQQMLLIKEEILPEQQKWNLSVDQKDMKEEQEKLWICQQGQQMTYPETEAEHEASSSSGHTALPAQAVGEDYGGPQPASNSGSNSPFQPDTSGRSSDSSETDTDDSHDWKQTRGLSSGLNSLKNSKCGNTRTEHKEKQASEKPFSCSIRRKKSTLNREMTIHKVEKPFSCSHCDKRFGHKCNLNNHMRIHTGEKPFSCSDCGKRFGQMGTLDTHMRTHTGQKPFGCSECGKRFTEKTHLTIHTRIHTGEKPFSCPDCGKKFRQRSNLTKHIRIHTGQKPFGCSECEKKFVCNGDLNIHMTIHTGQKPFLCSVCGKRFRDNGTLSKHMRIHTGQKPFGCSECGKRFVQAGSLNRHMRIHTGQKPFSCTECEKKFRCKGDLNAHMRIHTGQKPFCCSVCGKRFSRKADLNIHMRIHTGEKPFWCSECGKRFREKGTLNAHMRIHTR; this comes from the exons atgcaatcttcacacagaaaggccacag acatgcagcagATGTtgctgattaaagaagaaattcttCCTGAACAGCAAaagtggaatctgagtgttgaccagaagGACATGAAAGAGGAACAAGAGAAACTCTGGATATGTCAGCAGGGACAGCAGATGACTTATCCAGAGACAGAGGCTGAACAtgaagccagcagctcatctggacACACAGCACTGCCAGCTCAAGCTGTTGGAGAGGactatggaggaccacaaccagccagcaactcgggTTCAAACAGTCCTTTTCAACCGGATACCAGTGGTAGGAGTTCAGATAGTTCTGAGACAGACACTGATGACAGTCATGATTGGAAACAGACTAGAGGCCTTAGTTCAGGTTTGAACTCTCTAAAAAACAGCAAATGTGGCAACACAAGAACAGAACACAAGGAAAAGCAAGCAAGTGAGAAACCATTTAGTTGCTCCATCCGGAGaaaaaagagcactctgaacagagAAATGACAATTCATAAAGTAGAAAAACCATTTAGTTGTTCTCATTGTGataaaagatttggacataagTGCAATCTGAACaatcacatgagaattcatacaggggagaaaccatttagttgttctgactgtggtaaaagatttggacagatGGGCACTCTGGACACACACATGAGAACACATACAGggcagaaaccatttggctgttctgaatgtgggaaAAGATTTACAGAAAAGACCCACCTGACCATACAtacgagaattcatacaggagagaaaccatttagttGTCCTGACTGTGGTAAAAAATTTAGACAGAGGAGCAATCTGACCAAACACATAAGAATTCATACAGggcagaaaccatttggctgttctgaatgtgagaAAAAATTTGTCTGCAACGGTGACCTGAACATACACATGACCATTCATACAGGCCAGAAACCGTTTTTGTGTTCAGtttgtggtaaaagatttagagATAACGGTACTCTGAGCAAacatatgagaattcatacagggcagaaaccatttggctgttctgagtgtggtaaaagatttgtacAGGCAGGtagtctgaacagacacatgagaattcatacagggcagaaaccatttagctgtacCGAGTGTGAAAAAAAATTTAGATGCAAGGGCGATCTGAACgcccacatgagaattcatacagggcagaaaccattttgctgttctgtgtgtggtaaaagatttagtCGCAAGGCTGATCTGAATatccacatgagaattcatacaggggagaaaccattctggtgttctgagtgtggtaaaagatttagagaaaagggcactctgaatgctcacatgagaattcatacacgCTAA